Genomic DNA from Anthonomus grandis grandis chromosome 2, icAntGran1.3, whole genome shotgun sequence:
CATCTTTCAAACATCTTCAGTTGACAGTAACTAATTCAGTAACTATTGACGTCTTTTCTTCACACTTATTTctgaattatttttcattttttcagtTCTACTTAAGTTAAAACGAGTTCAACGACTTTAAACTTATGAATAAAAACGATAAGTTATTTTAGTGTTTTCCCGGGCTACAAATTGAGTTTCAAAATTGGCATCGTATGAacgatttatataaaaaaccagTTGAGTTTATTGGCTCAACCTTGTTTCACTATTTATTCATTATCAGTAAAACCATTATCTAGTTTATCCAGAGGTATGATATGAAGACTTACAACTTTTGTACTTCCTGTGCGCCTTGGAGAGAAAGATGCAGGTTGATAATATTTATGTAGATTCATTCAAGGCTTTCGATACGTTTAGCCaagaaattaatgattttcaaaaaaatggcaATGCAGTCGCAAAGACTAAAATATTAGTAGTATATACTAAGGTATTTAGgtgttttattatattgcaaATTGAGTTTCAAAATTATGTTATGGAAACAGTATTTCCAATACTCctttaaaaactaattgaaaaacaaattttaaggtAGACCCAATGGTATTCTTTCTTATTTGTTTGAACAGTGCATGTTTTGCGGGCTTGActttgtttatttgtttgttttatttttttttccactatCAGTATAACTAGCTTTATTAAGGGCATCAAACAAGAAGACAGAAAACTAGTCGAAAGACTCAAATTTTGCCAGAAGGATAACTTGTCAGTATACTTAAAAACCCTAAATATCGACaatgcctaaaaatattttattttaattatatcttgttttgtgctaatttttttatattttatacttatattgttttatttattccaggtatgtAGCCGTTTTTTAACTCCTCACTTATAAATGTaagtatttatgtttttttaataactttaatggcacatatatatatatatataaataaaacaaagcaCCAAGTCACAGTTACTGATAATCATATAGAAAAACTAAGTATAAACTTATGCGCATATcgcataaaattttatttcaaatacagTAACTTGATCTCCACCGTTTTTAACGTTTAGCATTTATAACTAGAGTAGCATATTCACTTAATCATTATCACGGCTTGGTATATTCACAATTCATAtatcaataattaatattttccacTCATAGTACAAAGCACTCTTTATTCAAGATTTAtcatttgaattattattagttgcagCTTGATGAACTTTCCTGTACCCACTTTTTATCTCAACAGTTTTACTAAATTTTACTTTGAGGTTATGTTGCTCATATTTAATGGTCactatcattttattattaccgTCAAATGGGGTAAAGTGGAtaaaaaattgaggttttttaaaaatatttcagtaaaGACGTACACAAATCTTTGGAGCACTAATATTTAGAATCTTTAGTACCTTCCCTTTAATCTTGCcaaattttagcttttttttgtctataatttttaaactattaacgGTCAAATGTTGATCCACTTTACCCCATGCATGggggtaaaaaagaaataaaacaaccTTTATAGGGGttttaaactgtttattaaatacaaaaaaaaactttttatacttaatctagccaaacaaacttttttgtcttaatagaaaagttaatggctaataaactttaaaacgtaaaaaataaaagatttaaattaaattaaaaaatttaactcaaaataaacaaaaataaataatcaaaattaatcATTAACCCAACAAAATTATTCTACTGAAGAGAAATCCgcattcaaaaataattgacagTTGTTATGTCAGCAACAACAgggtaaacaaaaaatatgttttttttgccGTTTTGTTTTCTTAATGCATTTATGACAAACTcattttttcaaccaaattttctattttgccaGCAAATTTTCTGTCACgcttatttgtaaaaaaattcactATTACGTAATCACcgatttctaaattttttccCGCACGATTAAAGCACGGTAGGTCAATCTAACTATTATTAATcaccattattttctttatcctcTTCTCCGTCAGAGTCTGAGTTTGCTTTCAATGGGCTTTCAGGATTTTCCAGGATGTTATCTTCGTCTGTTTCGTCTTCCAAGGATCTGATAATATCTCTGGCTAAGATGCTTTTACCTGCAGGAACCGCCATTTTTTCCCGCGTTTTCGGATACCATCCTTGGGTCCTACTCTGTAAGACTCTAAGTGACTTACAAGGGCGGACCAGGCTTTTTCCATGGGATCTTCCATAGGGACATTTCCGCCTACATTTCTAGGAATTTTGCAAAGGACAGCGTTGGGGTTAAACGGAATTATTCCACATGCCTTAAATCCTGAAAtcgaatttttttcagaattcacACCAACTTTCTCGATTGCCTCTTTTAAAAGCCTTGGAAACACGGTCTTTGGAATAACCCCCCGGTTTTTCTGCTTCCATGCCACCAATACATTTCGTCATGCAGCCTTCAAGGGCCACATCAAGTGGCTGTAATAAGGGGTGGAATTTGGGGGCAATAATACAAAACAAATGTCATTGGATTCGCATGCTTGAATAACGCTAAGAGTTAGATGGCTACTCAAATTATCGCCTATTAATACCTTAGGCCCAACCAAATGTTTTGTGTGCGGGATAAGAATATTGAGGACCCAATCTTTAAATATTGCAGAATCGAACCATCCACTGGTGGTTCTGCTGTATCTGCTTCCTGGATAGCCGACTTTTGACCACCCAGGGTAAAGATGCTTGGCTTTATAAACTATGTATGGGGGCAATAATGCTCCACTTCCAGATATCGCAAACATTACGCTGGTGCTTGTTTTAGACGTATCTATTATCCTATGTGCATGTTTTACCCCGCGTTTTACGACAACCCTTACTGAGCCAGGGTGATCGACGAAATTGCTTTCATCATAATTTATGACGTTACATggtggtacatttttcaaagttttttgaAGCTcaggaaaataattattaagcatCTCATAGTCGACGGATGCTCTAACTCTTTTAGTGTTTTCAGCCAATTTTATTGTTAGATTAGGGTTTCTTGCCATAAATACCCTGAACCAATCCAAACCCGGTAAATTATCTGTAAATCTTTTCTCTCGGCACCCCAGATTATTTAGATATTTCTGAACAATTAATCTTATGTCGGTTGATTTTAATGGAAACCTCCAGTTTGCACAAATAAGTAAGCCATCAACTAGTAATTTTTCCTCAGCCTCCGGCAAAACTGGCTGTCTGCCATATTTTAAAGGATGCTTACCATGAACCCGGTTGTACAAGGTTGTGTATGGTACGCCATATTGTCTTGCAGCTTCCCGGacatttaatattcttttgttGACCGCCGCCACTGCCCTTATTAGAAATATgtcattgtaattttttttgccggCCGGCCCAATTTTCTTCTTATATACTCTTGGCATATTTCTGaaaacaacaataacaaaaatagGAAAACATATTCCAATCTAATGTCtaatttctttcaaaattcTGTGATCCACTTTACCCCACAAAGTTGATATTTGAAGAGTACAGGGAAAAAACGTGCAAagtcagtattttataaaaattaagataatacgTTTATGTGTTTCCTTTCAaagaatattttcttataaGCAATTAATACCGGCAAGAAACGCACTGTGTCACTggatatttgcagtttttaaataactatgcAGGGAAAGAATGTACAATGTCATCGCGATACTAGATAAAAACGTGTTAAGTCAGGAAAAAACGTGTTGGGTtgagaaaattatattgtttttttaagctcGTAGGTCAGTCTGCCGATTATTTTAACCGAGTGAACATGGCGAGTGACACTAGTGGTGAcgaattagataaaaaaatatgtggactatctaaaaaacgtaaaataactGGTCGCATGTctgatgtttcaaaaaaaatacgctTACAGAGTCATGAAGTAGGGCCAGACTGTCATTGTAAACGATTTCAGTGCtttgaaaaagttttacctAATGAACgggctaaaattattaaacattttaatgagtTAGGTTCTTGGGACGAACAAAGTGCCTATCTGTGTGGCCTTATTCTTCTAAGTCCTGTTTTCCAACGAAGAAATCGTCGCCCAGAAGAAGAAAGTCACTTCCGGCAGGCTAGTTACTTTTATAAGGTAAGAGTGCTACGTAATGAAGGAACAGTCGACATTCCAGTATGCCTTAAAGCATTTTGTTCACTTCATGGAATTACACGAAGAAGAGTTCAGACTATTCACACTTCACTTCTAGTCAAAGGAGTTGCTCCTAAGGACAACAGGGGGAAACAATCCTATAAACATCGTGCACTTgaagaagatataaaaaactgtgttatttcTAATATTCGTTCGTTTAAGGGTAGGtctaatcattatagcaataaaaagtcaaagaaaatttacttaCCTGAAGATTTGAACATTCGCAAAATGCACtcaatgtataaattaaaacatccagATAAATCTGTGTCTTACAAAACTTACAGAACTATGTTTTCGACTGATTTTAATATCAGTTTTGGATATCCCCGCTCTGACACCTGTTCCAAGTGCGATTAATTCAATGCTAGATTAAAGTCGCTAAATTTAAGGCTTACCCAAAACATCACTTTGGAAATAAAAGAGTTCCTAAATCGCAAAATAAGAAAGCTTACATTAGAGAAAGaacttcataagaaaaaaacagaagccTTTTATGCTAGGAAAAGACAAGCTCGACTTCAAAGTAGGAAATCAATAGAGATAAAAGCGGTGGCCATGGACTACCAAAAAAACTTACCAGTCCCGAACATAACGACTAATGACGTCTATTATAAGCgtcaattatctttttattcttttaacatCCATAGACTTTCGGATGCTGATTCAGTATTTTATACCTATTCAGAAGAAGTAGCTAAGAAGGGTTCTAATGAAGTATGTTCTTTTTTAGAAGATTATGTTACTCATCATCTTCCTAGTAGcgttaagattttaataattttttgcgacTCTTGTGGAggacaaaataagaactttaCAGTGTTTCGCTATTTGCACTACCTGGTCCACCAAAAAAAGAGGTTTCAAACTATCAAAGTTGTATTTCCGATTAGGGGCCACTCATTTATGGAGTGTGataaaaatatgggtataaTTAACTGCAAATCCAAGACCGAACTACCTTC
This window encodes:
- the LOC126750579 gene encoding uncharacterized protein LOC126750579 encodes the protein MPRVYKKKIGPAGKKNYNDIFLIRAVAAVNKRILNVREAARQYGVPYTTLYNRVHGKHPLKYGRQPVLPEAEEKLLVDGLLICANWRFPLKSTDIRLIVQKYLNNLGCREKRFTDNLPGLDWFRVFMARNPNLTIKLAENTKRVRASVDYEMLNNYFPELQKTLKNVPPCNVINYDESNFVDHPGSVRVVVKRGVKHAHRIIDTSKTSTSVMFAISGSGALLPPYIVYKAKHLYPGWSKVGYPGSRYSRTTSGWFDSAIFKDWVLNILIPHTKHLVGPKVLIGDNLSSHLTLSVIQACESNDICFVLLPPNSTPYYSHLMWPLKAA